TATGTCTTTTACATACATTCAGcccatgaaaaaagaaaaaatggccTTGAAATAAAACAGTGCAAATATGGTCTAAATCTGGTTGCAGCTACTAATACTATCCATTGTTAGATAAACGGAACATAAAGATACCTGTCAATAGCATATGAGATCCCCATTTGTATACATATCCAGCGAATTAGACATTTGAAGTGGTGGCATTTTGAGAGCTTGGTGACAGCGCACACAGTGCACACACACAGCGTATGTAAGGCAGCCAGCTCTTGAGCTCTTCATCTTCTGCATGGCTGGATCAATAGCAGCTGCACAGCCTGACCTTTGACCCTTCCAGGCATGACCACATACCTAgccatacacacatacatacatttgTGCATGTACACGTCTGTCTGGCTGCTAAGGCTGGCTGCAGTTGGATGTGGTTGTGGGTTTGCTGGCTCACCAGATATCAGACTTCCAGTGCatgacatatttaattttcaaaagCCATGCATGTTTCATGCATGTATATATCCTTGAAACCACAAATAATAAGATATTCTGCTACATATTATGATTTCTCATAATATTTTCTCATCACATACGCCGGCCTAACTTCCTGGAACACTGTGTTCCCACGGAAAAGTATTCATAAATTCCTGTTCTATTACCAAACTCAATTTCAAAACTATAATAAAAAATCTGGCGCACACTAACgttgataaaaatattaattcCATAAATATTTTCCCTACCATACTAAACACATGCCCACATCTAGCCTATTCCTAGCACTACGCAAACCGGTTCCACCATGGATTCCTTCTTGTCAgcgtaaacatcggctaccacttccggtgttttcGTAACCTTTTTTCATCCTCGCGAAAATAAAAGAGTCCAACGCGGGACCGGGGCTGGCAGAGATGACACCCAGCTAGCTCGCTACTcactgacttttgtcaggagtaaatcattGAATGTACGCCTGGTGGAACTATGCTGACAATCGCTCACACCGCCACTACTCTTGGCAGCGCCTACTGCTACTCCAaacaacttgcgccgaccaagttccgccgaaAAATAgagctattttatatttttataaagtTATTAATATGTAGGCTATCAATCCCAGGCTATCAAACACTGCGGGTACATCTTGTTCACTGTTCTGACTGACATGATAGTAATAATGAAGTGCACTAACTCCCATAATAACACTCAGAACCACTGAAAAAAAACAACGTTTTGAATATTTTGGCtgcacaaatttaacacaaagtaatggaaaattttcaaaagtggcccaattaggctaccaaatcacaggtttggcaaccctgtataGTGGTCCCAATAATATGCACCTCTACCTACAGCCAGCACATACACCAGCTATACACAGAATCTAATAATTAATAGTTACCCTTTACCTTTCCTACATTTCTTAAACATTTATTGAATAGTCTGTTAAATAATCAATTTTTGGTAAGGattgttattattgtttactTTCATTTGCCAGCAAGCCAAGGCAGCAAGGGCTTTGTATTTACAAGTACAGCAGACCTTGGTTTCTGGTTCAATGCATACACACCTGATATCCAGGCCAAAAGGATGCATGTCACTTAACATTCCAATGCATGTAATTCCTTTTAGCATGGTTAAGTTTTACATTCAAAAATACAGACAAACATATTGTTCATGCAGGTACAACAATTGAACATTATATGTGTAGTACCGAATGCTGTACTGCACATATAATATCTGTATGTGGAAGTGCACATTCCGTTACACATTTCCGCATACGGAACTGCACATCCAGACCTGCATTTCcacatgcggtactgcacatcccaacttgcatttccgTTAAACATCAACTGAATAACTTATGCCTAGTAATTGTCACATAGGGAAGTGTAACATTTTTGGTATATTTTCACATGGGGAAGTCCAACATTttggtgcagttccgcatgcggtcCTGTACATTTCTCTTTGTATATCCACATACTTTATTTTTACATTGCCGACCAACCCTGACTTTGTAGCTTTAAGGGTAATACACACTTgggtttttttaggcctaatgtaaCTTGGCAAGATTTCAACTTCTGTTTTAAACATATAGTTTTCAGCATAAAGTTTGACTTCAGACGACCAATAAAATCCTGGCTTTGTTATTCACCtcataaaaaaaatcaagtcAACTAAACTTGTTTTAAATCCAATAAAACAAGACCACATTGCCTGTAATAAATGCACCCCCTATATATTTCCCATGAAAAAGTGACAGAAATGCAGACATTTTTAGGCCCTATCATGTGAATAAGCTAAAACTGGCATTTGTTGGATATCATAATTGCAAAATTGCATCGGCAAACCTATTATAAACTTCAACTTCCATCCAAATTACAGCCAAAACAAGAATGCTGCAGTTTCTTGTATTTCATTGTTCCAAACAACACTATAAAATGGTCATAAtccagtttgtttttaaaatttttctggtaaaaaaaaatcagcaaaatcagtCATTTATGAAACCATAGGCTGGTTTCTCCATGTGCATTATATACAATGTCACAATTGAAATGTAAAtgaaatgtttgttttatttttctttaacctGGCTTACTCAATCAGAGGATAATACAATcaatcctctgttcttccatgaggccagGGGTATGTTACGGAATTATTTGTGATGCGATTGCGAcccaagtaaaatttgaattcagaTGCCATCGGTTTGCCAGAACCCAAACTCAAAATTTGCTAGCCCAATCAATCAGCCAACTTTTAATTATCATCGTGCAACTAGAAATGGATTTCACACTTTGTAGACATGGTACAGAATCAGTTTTTCATACGTGGACAAGGTACAAGatcagtttttttttatttgtggagATGGTACAGAATCAGTTTTTCATGCGTGGACATGGTACAGGGTCagtttttcataattatgtgGACATGGTACCGGATTAGTTTTTTGTATGTGAACATGGTACAGGTCCAGGATCAGTTTTTCATTTGTGGACATGGTACAGGATCAGCTTTCACATGGACATGGTACAGGTCTAGGATCAGTTTTTCATTTGTGGACATGGTACAAGATCAGTTTTTAGTACATGGATATGGTACAGGACCAGTTTGCCGTATGTGGACATGATACAGGATCAGTTTttcataccgtattgtttgtaataaacgccccgggggcgttgcatttttccaaaaggggggcgtttattgaaggtgaattgtcagtgaaaaaaactttaaaatcgggttaaatttcccgatggtgctcctgtagaagagggatttacggctatactaatggcgacgcccatggaaaatatcatttttgtggtaaatgcatcaaaattacacccataagtacatcatcaagcaagaatctagtgaaattctaccataaataggcaatggaatggatggaagtgtgagtcataacaggttttgtccatgcaatttactgatcgtccctgacaagactgactgactgatgccagatttaagcttactcacacgatatagcatgccatggaatttttgtcaatttttcacagaaaaattggagggggggcgtttattagagggggagcgtttattacaaacaatacggtacgtGGTACGTGTGATGTCAATAGATGTTATTCAAGAGTGCAAATTGGTTGCAGTACTTGAAGTAACCTCTCAGTCTCACATTAATGTACCagtccactttaaaaaaaaattgtctgaTGACTGCAATCCATTTTCAGGTCACATGATGATACATTGTAAATACAAGTCATGGCTACCAAATTGTGAGTTTGGGTTTTGGCAAACAAGTGAAAAATCATAATTCATattttgcttgatcccatcaCAAATAAATTCCGAAACATTTCCTTCACATTTTGTTGGCCATCTTATTTTATCCATGAGGGATGCAACTTCATGCAAGTGTGATACACAAACAAGTGTCATGTGCAGCACTTTCACTATTATTCGCCGAtcacacggtcatctcaaaacgaggttctacccgcaaagtatGTGCTGTGTGTGCATACACCTGTCAAACGCATGGCACTTTAATTACCGTGTACACATTGCAAAAGTCTTCTGACGCATTGCTAGAAAAgtgcaagaaacaaaaatgcatcatttgcgcatgcatttgcagggagaacctcgttttggtagcaagatggcggatccttGCAAAGGGTGAATTGAATAACTTATGCCAAGTAATAATCTTTTTTTAACATGCTGGCATGATCAAGTTCAGCTGAAAAAAAGTTTTTACAAATCTGTCCAAATATAACTGAGTAAAAGATTTCTCATTTTGTTAAGAATTTGGGTAAACCTAACTAGTGTCTGTAGCCATGATCAGATTCAGACCCATACCAGAAAGAGACTTCCTGTTGATCCCAGACAATGCAAAACAAAAGAACAATACATCCCCACTGGAAAAATGCCAAAACAATACCCTGGGAGGACATAAATGGCTCCGCCACGGAGTGTCACCAAAACATTAACTAGCTTTAACATGTACTTCAATAATGTTTAAGAAAACAGTATGTTTAATAATGAACAGGATATGTTGTACATTCAGTTCGTAAAAAATTTCAGCCTAAATCATGAGTCAATTATTTGAAAAGTCaacccaatttttctcttgaaCATaagtttctatggggcaggaaactaccgGAAGTCTTGGAAGCCAATGCtgaaattttgtcttttaaaccattgatttctatgggacaggaaattgtcaaaagttgcagggaaaatttttgaaagtcacccaattggggtACCACATCACAATGAAAAGGAAACATTTGTTCCCTTCTTTACAGATAGCCAGAATTTACCATTCCGATGAAACAAAAGCTAAAAGTAATAGAAAGACAACAAATCCAGAAAGGGGTAACGTAGGTTATTCTTCAAATTTTGGTCCAGTAACACTAGATACCAGATAAAGCTGTTTGTAATTTTCATTCCTAATTCTTCTGTTTTGGATctgcattaaccctaacacggaccatggttttttgctatcggaagttaaagaaggaacgaaaaaaggagagaagatgaacaatgaAGTCACTTGGATCCTCTGAGGACCTTTAGACCCATCGTgtgccaagcacacaatcactGATCGATAGCCATGTGGGTTTCACAGGCCCTACCAGCAATCCTGTGTGTATATTGGACTTAGCATGATTGCGTTGTGGCATCACGTGATATGCATGCACGCACGCACGCACacagtggttttccttgtaagattgaTGCACAAAAACACTAGACTACAATTTTACCAAATGTATTCCCAATTCAGAATTTTCAGTCGGCCCTCCCATCTTTTATAATGTGAGGGCGTGTCTGCATCATATCAAAACCTCCTTCCTTGACCTTTGACTGATAGCAGAATTGTAGATTCCTGGAAGTTTGATTCTGCTCTCATCCTGGATGTATAATAGCCAATTCACCATGACAGATAGATGCCCTTCTGTACTGCACTCAAACCACCTACCTGTCTGTCCAAGATTATGACTTTGTCTAAATCCATGAAATGTCCAGGTGCGTGATGCACTGTCATTATTAACTTCAGAACTTGAAGCAATGAGTCTCCTATTGATGTTCCAATCCATACCTTTTGCTTTCAAAGACGTTTTCCATCTTACTGACATAATAAACAGCATGTACACTGGCCAGTGGTGAAAATTCTTGCGGTTAGGAGATCAAACTTCAATCATAATTCTCCCATCGCTGATGATCTTTCACAATCACAAGCCTTTGTGTGTAAATGCAGATGCTGACAAGCTGCCCATACTTTTGTTTCACCCCAAGTAAGGTAGCGACATCAGTGCATATTTCTCTGATTGCAGGATCAAATAGGTGCTAATTATAATAAAAGACcacattaaaaagactagtttgcgtatgacatctTATCAGCCGGACCAAAAATGTCTTACTGcgtaggtcagcaaccaatcacgctgcACCTTTGCCCtaacgtcagatgcaaactactgtttttaattcggtcttcaactaTACCCAATCCTGCAGAGCGGATTCACACCTGCACGGGAGGTTTGTCGGCATGCTTGCAGCGCCACCGCATAAAAAGCACCAATATCGCTACCAATTAAACTCAAGGTAACACAAACCATCTCaatcatgctcatctgtcaggacacagtttcttaaccccaatatgtttgtacattcataaaaTGATCTTTGAATGTCTTGTGTACACTTGAGGTGGTCAAGTTTTGCGAAACAATTCAGCGACACATGCACAGGGTCATTGTACTTTATCACTGAAATGTGAACACTTTGGCTCATACTTTCTCATACACGATGGCAAAGTTCGCATAACCTTTCAACAAGAAAAGCTCATAACATAACCTCAAAGATCAAATTAAGAAGTCTGTTGGAGTTCAAAACTGTGTATTGACAACAGAGGAGCATTTTAAGATCCAGGGTCCATTACActtaacttttaacccttcgtaactcaattGACCATTCTATTTACGAATACCGAATGCTATacataactttacgaagggttcctgtagtaaatccctatttaCCCAGGTTACCGTTCGTAAGTAAGtgtagtgaaatggaacttacaacTGGTCGTAAGTTACGAACGTTTTCGAGAAAACgtagcttcgtaaagtttagtgaaatggacctctGGTGTCATCTAAAAACACTCACCTGGCTTTCTATGGAAAGTAAATGTTGCATTGAAGCTGCTAGTTTGCCGGTCGTGACCTCGAAACactattttgagttcattgtcTGTTGATTCAAATGATTGCACTATAAAAGGCAGGGTCTCACCCTGACGACTGTAACATATTCTACCCAATGCTGTCTGTTCTGATTTAACAATGTTTTTTATAAGTAGTCTTGGAGAGCACTCGTTAACCAGGGCAATCCTAAAAGCCCTGTCACGCTCAATCTGATATAATGTCCAACTGGCGCTACCACGTGATATCGGCATATATTTGTAGGATGGCTTGTGTCGATTAATTCCGAGATATTTCCCGGCGCTTCTCTGTACGAGTAATTGCATTCtgttggaaagaaaaaaagagagaatGTTGTTATGAAGAAATGCAGGAAGTTGCAAACTATCTGGGGATTACATAATGTGAGCACTAATACACTTAAGATGCAAAAACATGTTTGTCAAAGATCAATTTATCATAGATCAGCATGATAATAACAATGAGCACATTAAATGATTATAAAGTAATGAAAGCACTAATTCTAAACAgcggaaaagagaaaaaaaattacTTTTACAAACAGGCATTAGtagcaaagtttttttttattactattaGGTTGAGTTTTTGTGCAATGGTAAGTGTGGGAGTGCATCAGTGGATGTTGGTGGATGTGTATGGGTATGGGAGTGGTGTGTGGAGGGGTGTGCAGGGATGTGTTTAAGATATAGTGTTGAGGTGAGTACGGTTGAGTATGAGCTACAGCTATATTATTTTTGTCCTTTAATTCTTTGACtgtttatttaaaaattttcattgagtatgtatcgtgcaataattcaagtttctttttatgtattttattattatttgcctaTCTTTAtcaatttgattgtaattcaccatgcaattcagccattttggctgctatttaagtgttttaataaaatatacctgaaatatacctgaaataagTTTCCTCAAAACTAGACTACATACATACTGAAAAGgggaaggtctcaaaaacaaagaCAAAATATTCTGAGACATTTTTGACCCATTTGGCCATCCATACATCATATCTCTTGCATCAAGTATAAATGATCCAGACCAGGGCtcaatcaaaatggcatttgtcTACCGATCCGATATCAATTTTATAATATCGGCTAATATCCATATCCAATCTgatatattgataaaaaaaaattttaatcttgatttacaacaaaaaaaatctaaatttaaatAAAGTTTTTGGCAGCtatggagaaccactggacctattctaaagtttgttcggcttatataaggcggaaattattcaaCTCAACTAGACAGACCAATGGGGCTCAAAATGTTCTTTGCTCATTCTCTGAATGGTATACTATAAATAAAATCAAAGCAACAATGTAAATAATCATAATATCCTGTATCGGACCTAAGAAGAAATTAAtgaaataccgtattgtttgtaataaacgccccgggggcgttgcatttttccaaaatggGGGCGTTTATTAAAGGTGAGTTGTCagtgaaaaaactttaaaatcgggttaaatttcccgatggtgctcctgtagaaaagagggatttacggctatactaatggcggcgccatggaaaatatcattttaagtggtaaatgcatcaaaattacacccgtaagtacatcatcaagcaagaatctagtgaaattctaccataattaggcaatggattggatggaagtgtgagtcataacaggttttgtccatgcaatttaccgatcgtccctgacaagactgactgactaatgccagttttaagcttactcacacgatatagcatggaatttttgtccatttttcacagaaaaattggaggggggcgtttattagagggggagcgtttattacaaataaTACGGTAAATACAATTTCAGGATAATTCTATTTAATACAAAATTGTCGGATTTTGACACAAAGTGTGTGACAGAATTATTGCAAAACACACTCTGCAGGCCAACTGTCTGattcattatattattattacaaggtTCCATTAGACATTAATGAAGACCTTGGCTCAGATTGATCTGGTcctcatcatctccatcacaagtTGTGTTCACGCCGCAGTTACTCCTAAGCGTAAGCTTACGCTAACGTGACCCTAACATGGATAATAAAAATTTCACCGGTTCCCTAACTCGACCACATGTCCATACTGTCACTATTAACATTAGGGgcacaccattagatttccaggggggtaTATTTATGAATACAGCCCATAGATAGAGTCTTGGTTTTCCAACCTTGCAAACATCGTCCGGTGCCCAGTGTAGCTTCGTTCACACGATCAGCTACACGTACCAAATAAATATTCCTTCTACTTAGCAGGAACATATCCCTGGCAGGAGTAATTGTTGGCAGTAAAGCTGTGGCCTAACTTCAATAAAATTTATTCCAACCATCATTCACACAGTCACTATTCCACCCATCACACGGGTGGCTACTCCGACCAGCGCTACTCTCAACACTACTCCTGCATTTACTTCCTACAGTGTGAATACAACAGACACTAATCACATTGCATCTTTCTACCCctgaaaaaaaatcaatgaaCATCAGCCAAAATCTTGTCTCAAGGTTGTTGAACACTTCCATCAAAAGTGACCCATTCCCCCAAACCCCAGTACACATCAGCAGACTAGTTTATTCCGAATACCTTGCATCACTGCACTGTTATTCCCCGGTATGTTTGAAGCAGGTCTCCATAAACTAggttgtttttaataaaaaattcctttaaaaaaggaatgggcgcccaatgggagctttgatgtgatgtgctgaaatccactttggaagtgacgcgtatgtagggctgttaagatcgCAGAAAACAGAATCTCCATAAACTAGGTTGTTTTTAAAAAAGACGGGCAACCATTCACTCTCCATGCATTTAGTGGGGAGACAGGAAGTACAAACTTTTTCAAGCTGTCACCTTCGGATTGTGAATTGTATTGTAACTTTGTGACTTTCGAGATATCATGTCGAAGAGGAAGGGGAAACCACAGATGTGTATACTAGGGCCTACTCAGATTCATGTAGGCAATATTTTTACAGGGAAATGTTTGTTATGTTCCAATTTTAAATACACCACTTGACAAATGATAATTTCCCAGGAAGATAAACCATGGGGGCTATTCCTAATGAAATCCATACATTGCATACACCCTTATgttaagtccgattcagactccacattaAACAACATTAAACAAAACATGTTACAAAAACTGAAATATGAGGTTTATATGAGCTTggtggtgaaaattctcatcattCTCAaggttgtgattggctgctggaaaatcaaggttggcAGAATggccataaaaggagatgcagaccccacatgctttttaaacattgcagcatcgcgcgatgaaattgaaatgtacattttatttacatcGCGCGaagctgcgatgttttaaaagcatcacaTCATTGCACAGCACTACGATGtagagtctgaatcggactttagACATGACCTTGATATTCCACACAGTAGTGAGAATTTCAACTGggttaacctgaatgggtgactccatttgatatttatactccctgtgtgggacattaaggttgtgtcttccacaggaggtgtatggatttcaactagaatagcgcaATTTCCACCATACATATAGGACCTCCGAGCTCCCTCCTGTAACTTTTTCAACAGATTCACatatacaaataggcctatacatcaaaatgcAAACCACACTTGAGGCAGATGTATTACAACATAAATACCACCATAATACATAAAGGTACATGATACCTATAAGGTGTTTGTGGTTTCATGCCCATTGTGGGTTTACTTGGTATCAATAGGGGTTTTGTGGTTACACACAAATCAATGGTCCATTAATCTTGACCTACAATTCATCATGTGCAAAATTAGACAGGTCTTTATGTC
This DNA window, taken from Amphiura filiformis chromosome 16, Afil_fr2py, whole genome shotgun sequence, encodes the following:
- the LOC140172801 gene encoding LOW QUALITY PROTEIN: uncharacterized protein (The sequence of the model RefSeq protein was modified relative to this genomic sequence to represent the inferred CDS: inserted 1 base in 1 codon), producing MDRHTESFICLSLFVILLQNTARSEECNYSYREAPGNISELIDTSHPTNICRYHVVAPVGHYIRLSVTGLLGLPWXNECSPRLLIKNIVKSEQTALGRICYSRQGETLPFIVQSFESTDNELKIVFRGHDRQTSSFNATFTFHRKPVRWKTSLKAKGMDWNINRRLIASSSEVNNDSASRTWTFHGFRQSHNLGQTGRWFECSTEGHLSVMVNWLLYIQDESRIKLPGIYNSAISQRSRKEVLI